DNA from Eucalyptus grandis isolate ANBG69807.140 chromosome 5, ASM1654582v1, whole genome shotgun sequence:
AGCCTCCTATCAACCTTCGACATTGTCAACACAATCAACGCTCCCATCAGCGCTAATTATGACCCTCATACGAGTCTTCTCCTTCGCTTGCATTCTCGCGATTTCCATTTCCATCTGTAAGCTTTAGACCAAGTTGTTAATCCCTTCTAACTTGAGCTCATCTTTCTTGTCCAGTATTCACCTTTGCAGAATGGCcattctttcctcattttttttccgGATTTCCTCCACAAACTTCACCTTCTCCTTCAACAGTTCATCGTCATTCGTCAATTGGAGGTCAACCCAATTAAAAAAGCCCCCACCATCAAATTGCAAAATGAGCACGACCTTTAGCAATCCAAATCGACAGCGACCACTGAACATTCACCACTGatcaatccaaattgatacTTTCAGAACGGCTACTGAACATACATCTTGCCCAACTACAAGACCGAAATATAATCGAACCCAATCAACTCAGTTGCTTTCAACAGATTGAGACTGCATCTCCCTCCACAATGAACAGCAGCAAAACCTCCTCGTGGTATTCTTCGGTGTTTCGCGAAGTGTGCAGCCCAGCACGCATCTGATGCTTGCAGGAGATGTTTTCTTCCCTAAAAGGTGAAGCTTTTCAAAGCCCTGTCACCACTGTTGCTGCTTCCCATCGACGACATTGCTATTGATTTGCTCAAGAACCATAATTTTTTCTTGCCCCCAAGATCAAGAACTCTCAAGAGCCCTAATTTTCTGCCCCAAATTCTAATGACCACGTCTCTCTCCTTCGTCGCTATAGTGTAGCCAAAACCCAAGCTACGATGGTTACACGAGCCAAGTCAAATTTCTATCAATCAGCCATGTTTGAGGGATTGGATATTGAAATACAAACGCCCTTGAgtttgatttggaaaaaaaaggaaaaaggggaaaaaggggaaaTCCTATAGATTAAGCATATTTTTACTTGTCACGGGTTGAAACTTTTCTAGTCGAGGACAACCCCATACGGCGGGCGGTGCCTTCCCTCGATAGACCATCTTCAACGGCGGTGCCTTCCCTCGATGACCATATTCTCATCATTGATCGAACTACTCTCAATATAATTTCAATATCCAATCCCTCAAGCAAAACGTACAGATCACTTCAGTTTGGGCTTGGGCAACAATTAGTTTTGTCTTTTGATagggggggaaaaagaaataggacCATCATCATAGGAAAAACGTCTAACTCCAGACCAATTTGCACACGGAAAACAACCCCACTATTAAAGATCCTCTAAGATAATAATAATCTCGTTCTTTGATTCATAACACAAATATTCTGACGTCATTCTCACAAACCAATTAGAAAAGACCGGAAAactaaatcaaaatttacaCTCAAACAAGAACCAACTTCAGCTTTTCTGGCATTATCATGGTCCAAGTCCAAAGACCATGATAAGACCATGATAATGCCAGAAAAGACCAGAAAactaaatcaaaatttacaCTCAAACAAGAATAAACTTCAGATCAAGCTGCCGCTCATGCTCACAAGACCAGTCATGGGGTGGCATCAGagtcaaagttctcaaatgcaTTGGAATGGTAAAGTATCTGATCAAACATATCCTTTAAGTTTTTGCTGGAAGTCATCTCCTCCAATTTTCTGTCTTCAGCAACCAGACTGGACATTCTTCCATCACCAATTTCCTTGTCAGCTGGGGAGAAAAACAGCTTGGACAATCTTTCTTTCTCCATCTGTTGGCTGAACTTGTTACATTCCGTGGTTCCTTTCGTGATCAGATGGTAGGTATAGACTACCTTCTCCTGGCCAATTCTGAAGGCATGGCTGATTGCTTGCCTTTCAACCGAAGGATTCCAAACCACGTCAAGCAAGACAACTCTCGATGCTCCGACTAGACTTATGCCCTCAGAGCAAGCCTTAGTCGAAGCTAACATTACTCTTGCTTGGCTCTGTGGGTTGttgaattttccaatcaaaCGTTGGCGTTCCCTCAGATTGAGGCTCCCATGCATGTGTAGAAGCTCTTTTCCTTGGGAGGACCACTGGAAAGTCAATCTCAGTTGGTCACTGATGAAGGACAATGGCTCTTTGTATTGGCTGAAAACCAGAACCTTCTCACCGAGTGCTTTGCTGAGCTGGATTAACTCCACTAGGAACCTCGTCTTTATCCCAGCATCTGTGTTAGTCTTCAGATCTTCAAGCTTCTGACGCTCATGACAGATGAGAGGTTTTTCATTCGCTTATGCATTGCAGCTTAGGTTCAGAGAAGGGTGGATGCAGGCCAAAGACAGCTTGAACTCATACTCAAACGTGCATTGAGATCTTTGAATGTTCTCAACTATCTTCTTCTGCCTATCCCCTGGGTTTAACACCACTATGCACTCTTTTATACCAGGAAGATTCTCTTTAAGAATGCCTTTGTGAACATGAACAAACGGAGCCATGATAGACCGGAGATTCACAATTGCATCATCAGCCACTTTGTCATGTGGCTGAACAAGGGAATTGATATCATCTGTTTTAGCTCTTTTCCACTGTGTTGTCTGGCAGAATTTCTTGAGACTCAGGGGTAGTTCATTGGCCGTTGTGGGTCTCACTAAGCACAAGGTGTTATACAGCTCTAGAAAGTTATTCTGGAAAGGGGTGCCCGAGAGGATGATCCTCTTCTCAGTCCGAAGTTTCAGCAGAAGCTTCCAAATGCTGCTCCTCTGATTTCGCGGCGTGTGCCCTTCGTCAAGAACCACTACACCCGGCAAATCAAGAAGAAtctttctcatctcttcatctttcttttcaatcttttccttcttcactgGATCCTTTGTGCCTTTCCTATTGTGTACTGCAAGCTTCTCACGCAGATTGTAACTTATGCCTAGTATGCTGCTGTTCTTACTCCAGGAATAGACCTTGATCACCCGCATCACATCGTTACATCGCATGAGGTGGCTATTTGCCTCCACCATCCTCACAGCTTCTGGATTTTCTGCCCCGGAGAAATCCGGATTATTCAAGTTGTGGAATAAAATGCTGGTGTCCCATTTCTTGTTCCACTTCTTGAACTCTTCTTCCCAAGTGAGAAGCAAGCTCGCAGGAGCAATAACCACAGGCCGGGAATTGGGGAAGAGTCTGAGATACGTGTGCAGAAAAAGTATGGTCATGCAAGTCTTTCTTGTGCCTGGAGCGTGAGATATGATGCACCCACCAACGTCGTTAGGCTCAGAGTTGGACAAGTCTTTTAGATCAGTAGACCCTGCTATGTTCTTCCACATAAACTCAAATCCCTCCAGCTGGTGCGGATACATTTTACTGCTGTCACAGGGGATGAGATCCAAAACAGAGCCGCTCTGATGAGAGAGTTTGTCAGAGTCATCTCCAGAAGGCTGAAGACAATCCTCTCCAGACAAAGACAGATTCCCTCTGTTGAGTGGCATTTTTGTGCCTGACGTTTCAATGGAGAATTTTTCCTACAGAATAAaaggcaaaaataaataaataaataaataaggaaacaGTGGTTTTCGAAGATTCTAGAGCATAGACATACATTGAGGATGGCAGTGAGAAACAGTTAATCCAGGGAAGTGACAGTCGATAACATAACTAAGCCAACTGTGAAGTGTGGACGGTGTTTTGAGAATGGATATAACAGTAAAAGCCACAGTACTTGGTAAACCAACAGAACTTACAAAAGATGGTAGAAATGGTGGCAAGACATATTTTATCTCAAGCACTATCTGATCACAGAAGTGGCAAATTAAACCAATTTCCTCATCGCAAATGAGCTCATGCTTTCCTCCTGGACAAAGGGTGGCTTGACTAGTTTCAGTTTCCTCCTG
Protein-coding regions in this window:
- the LOC120293721 gene encoding SNF2 domain-containing protein CLASSY 3-like codes for the protein MPLNRGNLSLSGEDCLQPSGDDSDKLSHQSGSVLDLIPCDSSKMYPHQLEGFEFMWKNIAGSTDLKDLSNSEPNDVGGCIISHAPGTRKTCMTILFLHTYLRLFPNSRPVVIAPASLLLTWEEEFKKWNKKWDTSILFHNLNNPDFSGAENPEAVRMVEANSHLMRCNDVMRVIKVYSWSKNSSILGISYNLREKLAVHNRKGTKDPVKKEKIEKKDEEMRKILLDLPGVVVLDEGHTPRNQRSSIWKLLLKLRTEKRIILSGTPFQNNFLELYNTLCLVRPTTANELPLSLKKFCQTTQWKRAKTDDINSLVQPHDKVADDAIVNLRSIMAPFVHVHKGILKENLPANEKPLICHERQKLEDLKTNTDAGIKTRFLVELIQLSKALGEKVLVFSQYKEPLSFISDQLRLTFQWSSQGKELLHMHGSLNLRERQRLIGKFNNPQSQARVMLASTKACSEGISLVGASRVVLLDVVWNPSVERQAISHAFRIGQEKVVYTYHLITKGTTECNKFSQQMEKERLSKLFFSPADKEIGDGRMSSLVAEDRKLEEMTSSKNLKDMFDQILYHSNAFENFDSDATP